The genomic segment GACTGGCGTAGGTACGCAGTGTGTCGCGACATTTCCCGCCCAATAGCTGATAACAGGGCACATTAAGCGCTTTCCCTTTGATATCCCACAACGCAACATCAATAGCGCTCATCCCGGCCGAAACGACGGTTCCTCCGCCTTGTCCCCAGAAGGTTTTCTTCTGCATCTTGTCCCAAATTTTTTCCGTTTCCATGGGATCCATACCGATGATAATACTGGCAAGATCTTTAGCCATGCCAAACCCGGCCGAAGCCCCCACACCGTAAGCCATGCCCACTTCACCGAAGCCAGAAATGCCTTCATCGGTATTAATACGAACCACAATCGGGCGCCACTTAGCAACAGCAGACTGAAGTGGGTTTTTCACATCAATAATATCGACACTAACGATTTTCATCTTAATTCTCCTTAAGGCACAAAAACATAACCACATGAAAAATAAAGCGATACAAGCATCACTTACTCGACTCTTAAAAATAATATATAATATATAATATATAATGAGTAGAAATTAATCATGTTTCATGCAGAAAAGTGAGCAAGATCTCAAACGACATCCCTTCCGGTGAATAAAAAGCGTCCCTTGAAAGAGAAGAAGCTATAGCTCATAGCCCTTAATCCCCTGCTCAGGGAGAGTCTCAATATGCTGATACCCGGCATTGTCGGGCGTTGAACTCAGGAGTTAGACGATGATGACTATCGACCGAATGGTCTTACATGAATGGATTGAAAAAATTAAAAGGTATTCGACACTTTGGTCGATTAAGCAAAAGATGAGGATGAGAGCAATAACACAACGGCTTAGGGATAAATCCTACTCCTCTATATCTGCCCACTTAAAATAGAGCTGTAAGAATTCGACACAGACCTTCAGCTTGGCCGAGTTTGATAGTCTCATTGGGTATACCGCCCAGATGTCAGCACTCTGGCTGTATTCCGGCAGTACGTTGATCAGTTTGCCTTCATCGATATAGCGTTTGGCATCCCACATGGAGCGCAGGAAGATGCCGTGCCCTTCGAGACCCCATTGCAATACAATGGCACCACTGTTAGAGGAGAGACGACCGTCAACCCGAACGGTTTGTGGTTTTTCATCTTTGCCGCTCAGTAGCCAACTGCCAAAAGGGGTATCCCGCTCTTTGATCACCAGACAGTCGTGCCGGGCTAAATCATCCAGAGTTTCAGGCTGACCTTTAGCCGCCAGATAGGCGGGTGAGGCACAAAGTACCCGCTGGTTATCCAGCAGCTTTTTCGCCATATAGTGATTTGGCAGGTCGCTGCCAACACGGATTTCTAAATCGAAACCTTCGGCAACCAGATCAATAACGTGGTCCGAAGTAACCAGTTGAATGGCCAGATTAGGATACTGTTTTGCCAGTTGAGAGATGGCCGGGGCAACAAACTGTCGTCCAAAGCCAAACGAGCTGACAATGCGCAATGTGCCCTGAGGTTCATGACGTGCTTCTGAAACATCGCTGATAAAGTCATCGAGATCTCCCAGAATTCTGTCTGCCCAGACTCTGGCTTTCTCTCCGTCT from the Limnobaculum zhutongyuii genome contains:
- a CDS encoding LysR substrate-binding domain-containing protein — encoded protein: MSISRSSLPLNEDLRVFLTVVRKHSFAKAAVELGVSPAYISKRINALEKVLDIKLFHRSTRSIVLTEDGEKARVWADRILGDLDDFISDVSEARHEPQGTLRIVSSFGFGRQFVAPAISQLAKQYPNLAIQLVTSDHVIDLVAEGFDLEIRVGSDLPNHYMAKKLLDNQRVLCASPAYLAAKGQPETLDDLARHDCLVIKERDTPFGSWLLSGKDEKPQTVRVDGRLSSNSGAIVLQWGLEGHGIFLRSMWDAKRYIDEGKLINVLPEYSQSADIWAVYPMRLSNSAKLKVCVEFLQLYFKWADIEE